A genome region from Methylorubrum populi includes the following:
- a CDS encoding H4MPT-linked C1 transfer pathway protein: MNRTRTRVVGWDLGGVHVKAALVEAGRVVEAVQAPCRLWRGVPALDETFSQLPDWVRGEAAHAVTMTGELTDCFADRADGVEQLSAWAARTLTGGVRIYAGRAGFVAPDAARAQAAEIASANWHATAALVGRHEAEALLVDIGSTTADLIPIVRGRPAASGYSDAERLETGELVYTGVVRTPLLAFATHAPWRGRRTALMAETFASTADIYRLTGDLPEEADQQHSADLKGKSIPESETRLARMVGRDRGEGRSQEWRALAAWFAEAQMRPLHDAAAVLLSRSDLPADAPLVVCGAGRFLAERLAGRLGRRAIPLTEAIAGQIGGEASAWISTCGPAVAVGLIA, encoded by the coding sequence GTGAACCGGACTAGGACCAGGGTCGTCGGGTGGGATCTCGGCGGGGTGCATGTCAAGGCGGCCCTCGTCGAGGCGGGCCGCGTGGTCGAGGCGGTGCAGGCGCCCTGCCGGCTCTGGCGCGGCGTGCCGGCCCTCGACGAGACCTTTTCGCAGTTGCCGGACTGGGTGCGGGGCGAGGCCGCGCACGCCGTCACCATGACCGGCGAATTGACCGATTGCTTCGCCGACCGGGCGGACGGCGTGGAGCAGCTTTCCGCCTGGGCCGCCAGGACGCTGACCGGCGGCGTGCGGATCTATGCCGGCCGCGCCGGCTTCGTCGCGCCCGACGCCGCCCGCGCGCAGGCGGCCGAGATCGCCTCGGCCAACTGGCACGCCACCGCCGCCCTGGTCGGCCGGCACGAGGCCGAGGCCCTCCTCGTCGATATCGGCTCGACCACCGCCGACCTGATCCCGATCGTTCGCGGCCGGCCGGCCGCGAGCGGCTACAGCGACGCCGAGCGGCTGGAGACGGGCGAACTGGTCTATACCGGCGTGGTGCGCACGCCCCTCCTGGCATTCGCGACCCACGCCCCCTGGCGCGGCCGACGCACGGCGCTGATGGCCGAGACCTTCGCGAGCACCGCCGACATCTACCGCCTCACCGGCGACCTGCCGGAGGAAGCCGACCAGCAGCACAGCGCCGACCTGAAGGGGAAGTCGATCCCTGAATCCGAGACGCGGCTCGCCCGCATGGTCGGCCGCGACCGGGGGGAGGGGCGTTCGCAGGAGTGGCGGGCACTGGCCGCGTGGTTCGCCGAGGCTCAGATGCGCCCCCTGCACGATGCCGCCGCCGTGCTGCTCTCGCGATCCGACCTGCCGGCCGACGCGCCGCTCGTGGTCTGCGGCGCCGGCCGCTTCCTGGCCGAGCGCCTCGCCGGACGACTCGGGCGCCGCGCGATCCCGCTGACCGAGGCGATCGCCGGGCAGATCGGGGGCGAGGCGTCGGCCTGGATCTCGACCTGCGGGCCGGCCGTCGCCGTCGGGCTGATCGCGTGA
- a CDS encoding DUF6513 domain-containing protein: MSAPEHLVFVTGKLAHARLEKVAATLPAERFTWSIADAGVKVAALMTEEIIKRRVTMPEGATRIVLPGRCRADPEALARHFGLPVERGPDEIVDLPAYLGLTGRKVDLSRHDLRIFSEIVDASKMTPDQILAKGLDLARRGADVIDLGGLPDTSFPHLEDSVRALKGAGLKVSVDSFSLNELTRGARAGADYLLSLNEETLDLAFETDAVPILVPMRPDDLPSLDRAIERMERSGRPYMADPILEPIHFGFVDSIGRYREIRARWPDIEMMMGTGNLTELTEADSLGVTALLVGMCSELAIRNVLIVQVSNHTRRTVEEHDAARRVMYAAREDAALPKGYGRDLLALHDKRPFVQTAAEIAALAADVRDPNYRIAVAEDGIHVYNRDLHTTGTDAMAFFPDLSVASDGAHAFYLGGELTKAETAFRLGKRYVQDEPLDWGCAADRAQEDTTAFKTAGPTRSPPAHTRHGGPEAPAAARAAATGPEPDAGPPGTETGHGSDGARDRLAEPKGGRIVCGRLVPDEERNEPLSAPASSKSR, translated from the coding sequence ATGAGCGCGCCCGAACACCTCGTCTTCGTCACCGGCAAGCTGGCCCATGCGCGCCTGGAAAAGGTCGCCGCCACGCTTCCCGCCGAGCGCTTCACCTGGAGCATCGCCGATGCCGGGGTGAAGGTCGCCGCGCTGATGACGGAAGAGATCATCAAGCGCCGGGTGACGATGCCGGAGGGGGCGACCCGGATCGTCCTGCCCGGCCGCTGCCGCGCCGATCCGGAGGCGTTGGCCCGGCATTTCGGCCTGCCGGTCGAGCGGGGGCCGGACGAGATCGTCGACTTGCCGGCTTACCTCGGCCTCACCGGGCGCAAGGTCGACCTGTCGCGCCACGACCTGCGCATCTTCTCCGAGATCGTCGACGCCTCGAAGATGACGCCGGACCAGATCCTGGCCAAGGGTCTCGACCTCGCCCGCCGCGGCGCCGACGTGATCGATCTCGGCGGGTTGCCCGACACGTCGTTCCCGCATCTGGAGGACAGCGTGCGCGCGCTGAAGGGTGCGGGGCTGAAGGTCAGCGTCGATTCCTTCTCGCTGAACGAGCTGACCCGCGGCGCGCGGGCCGGCGCCGACTATCTCCTCAGCCTCAACGAGGAGACGCTCGACCTCGCCTTCGAGACCGACGCCGTGCCGATCCTCGTGCCGATGCGGCCCGACGACCTGCCCTCCCTGGACCGGGCCATCGAGCGGATGGAGCGGTCGGGCCGACCCTACATGGCCGACCCGATCCTGGAGCCGATCCATTTCGGCTTCGTCGATTCGATCGGCCGCTATCGCGAGATCCGGGCGCGCTGGCCGGACATCGAGATGATGATGGGCACCGGCAACCTCACCGAACTCACCGAGGCCGACAGCCTCGGCGTCACGGCGCTCCTCGTCGGCATGTGCTCGGAACTCGCCATCCGCAACGTGCTGATCGTGCAGGTCTCGAACCACACCCGCCGCACGGTGGAGGAGCACGACGCCGCCCGCCGGGTGATGTACGCGGCGCGGGAAGACGCCGCCCTGCCCAAGGGCTACGGCCGCGACCTCCTGGCGCTTCACGACAAGCGCCCGTTCGTGCAGACCGCGGCCGAGATCGCGGCCCTGGCGGCGGACGTGCGCGATCCCAACTACCGCATCGCCGTCGCCGAGGACGGCATCCACGTCTACAACCGCGACCTCCACACCACCGGCACCGACGCGATGGCCTTCTTCCCCGATCTGAGCGTGGCGAGCGACGGCGCGCACGCCTTCTATCTCGGCGGGGAACTGACCAAGGCCGAGACCGCCTTCCGCCTCGGCAAGCGCTACGTGCAGGACGAACCCCTCGATTGGGGCTGTGCCGCCGACCGGGCGCAGGAGGACACCACCGCCTTCAAGACGGCGGGTCCGACCCGATCCCCCCCCGCCCACACCCGGCACGGCGGCCCCGAGGCACCGGCGGCCGCTCGCGCCGCCGCCACCGGGCCGGAGCCGGATGCGGGCCCGCCCGGGACCGAGACGGGCCACGGCTCGGACGGCGCGCGCGACCGGCTCGCCGAGCCGAAGGGCGGGCGCATCGTCTGCGGCCGGCTGGTGCCGGACGAGGAGCGGAACGAACCCCTGTCTGCACCGGCTTCTTCCAAAAGCCGGTGA
- a CDS encoding undecaprenyl-phosphate glucose phosphotransferase, with the protein MSAIDVRDLLKAAEQTPSPTPVPPPIPLDAREGSRTGTPAPGSGSASAPASPWLSPVVLSGCVRLGEFCGLMLLGFGLHQALLRGVVPLAPRYPAAILAITLAALGLFQASGSYRIGALRELSKTAAKLATGWSVAFLMVSAAMVLGKIADHYSRIWLLGYYAAGLALLLAGRAALAGFVRTQMAKGRFDRRIAIVGGGPAAEELIRTLETGSDSGIRIVGIFDDRGDERSGAMVAGYPKLGTVSDLVAYARHTPIDLVVFTLPISAETRILQMLAKLSVLPVDIRLSAHATKLRLRPRAYSYLGTVPLLDVFDKPLADWDVILKAAFDRLVGFILLLALSPAMLAVALAVKLTSPGPMLFRQKRYGFNNELIEVFKFRSMYVDLCDAGAAQLVTKTDARVTPVGRFIRKTSLDELPQLFNVIRGDLSLVGPRPHALQAKAANTLYDQVVDGYFARHKVKPGITGWAQINGWRGETDTSEKIQRRVEHDLHYIENWSILFDLKILLTTPLALFRTDNAY; encoded by the coding sequence ATGAGTGCCATCGACGTCCGTGATCTGCTCAAGGCCGCCGAGCAGACACCCTCGCCGACCCCCGTCCCGCCACCGATCCCCCTCGATGCCCGCGAGGGATCTCGGACGGGGACGCCAGCGCCCGGCTCGGGTTCCGCTTCCGCTCCGGCGAGTCCGTGGCTTTCGCCCGTCGTGCTGTCGGGCTGCGTGCGCCTCGGCGAATTCTGTGGGCTGATGCTCCTCGGTTTCGGCCTGCATCAGGCGCTGCTGCGCGGCGTCGTGCCGCTCGCCCCGCGCTATCCGGCGGCGATCCTCGCCATCACGCTCGCGGCGCTGGGACTGTTCCAGGCTTCCGGCAGCTATCGGATCGGCGCGCTGCGCGAGCTCTCCAAGACCGCCGCGAAGCTCGCCACCGGCTGGTCGGTCGCCTTCCTGATGGTGTCGGCGGCCATGGTGCTGGGCAAGATCGCCGACCACTACTCGCGGATCTGGCTGCTCGGCTATTACGCGGCCGGGCTCGCCCTCCTGCTCGCGGGCCGTGCCGCGCTCGCGGGTTTCGTACGGACGCAGATGGCCAAGGGCCGCTTCGACCGCCGCATCGCCATCGTCGGCGGCGGCCCGGCGGCGGAGGAACTGATCCGGACGCTGGAGACCGGCAGCGACAGCGGCATCCGCATCGTCGGCATCTTCGACGACCGCGGGGATGAGCGCTCGGGCGCGATGGTGGCGGGATACCCGAAGCTCGGCACCGTCAGCGATCTCGTCGCCTACGCCCGCCACACGCCGATCGATCTCGTGGTGTTCACCCTGCCGATCTCGGCCGAGACGCGCATCCTTCAGATGCTCGCCAAGCTCTCGGTTCTGCCGGTGGACATCCGCCTTTCGGCCCACGCGACCAAGCTGCGCCTGCGCCCGCGTGCCTATTCCTATCTCGGCACCGTGCCGCTGCTCGACGTCTTCGACAAGCCGCTCGCCGATTGGGACGTGATCCTCAAGGCCGCCTTCGACCGCCTCGTCGGCTTCATCCTGCTGCTGGCGCTCTCGCCGGCCATGCTCGCCGTGGCGCTCGCGGTGAAGCTGACCTCGCCGGGCCCGATGCTGTTCCGGCAGAAGCGCTATGGCTTCAACAACGAGCTGATCGAGGTCTTCAAGTTCCGATCGATGTACGTCGACCTCTGCGACGCCGGTGCCGCCCAGCTCGTCACCAAGACCGATGCCCGCGTGACGCCGGTCGGCCGCTTCATCCGCAAGACATCGCTGGACGAGCTGCCGCAGCTCTTCAACGTGATCCGCGGCGATCTCTCCCTGGTCGGCCCGCGCCCGCACGCGCTCCAGGCCAAGGCGGCCAACACCCTCTACGATCAGGTGGTGGACGGCTACTTCGCCCGCCACAAGGTCAAGCCCGGCATCACCGGCTGGGCACAGATCAACGGCTGGCGCGGAGAGACCGACACCAGCGAAAAGATCCAGCGCCGCGTCGAGCACGACCTGCACTACATCGAGAACTGGTCGATCCTGTTCGACCTCAAGATCCTGCTCACCACGCCGCTCGCGCTCTTCAGGACCGACAACGCGTATTGA
- a CDS encoding FTR1 family protein has product MTDGSTFVQAFMILFREGLEALLVIAALAAFLRRADAADRIAPVYLGALAAIVASIGMAWVFETFYDGNHSDLFEAGVMLAAAALLFYMSGWLFVRQDPKAWQADLNRLAERALGAGTVLSLAGIAFLAVFREGAETILFVHTLAKTGNGFDASLLGGLTAAALALVATFVAMQWLALRLPLRPMFVVTSAFLFFMGVRMVGEAVQEFQEQALIPFTTDGVPAFVSDWGLSNGSWEALGTQLVILAVAAACLVTLLRKGGAKETREGRPVSAAS; this is encoded by the coding sequence ATGACGGACGGATCGACGTTCGTGCAGGCTTTCATGATCCTGTTCCGCGAGGGACTGGAAGCTCTGCTGGTGATCGCGGCGTTGGCCGCCTTCCTGCGCCGCGCCGACGCGGCGGATCGGATCGCGCCGGTCTATCTCGGCGCGCTGGCCGCGATCGTGGCCAGCATTGGCATGGCCTGGGTGTTCGAGACCTTCTACGACGGCAACCACAGCGACCTGTTCGAGGCCGGGGTGATGCTCGCGGCCGCGGCGCTGCTGTTCTACATGAGCGGCTGGCTGTTCGTCCGCCAGGATCCGAAGGCGTGGCAGGCCGATCTCAACCGGCTGGCCGAGCGGGCGCTCGGCGCGGGCACCGTGCTGTCGCTGGCCGGCATCGCCTTCCTGGCGGTGTTCCGCGAGGGCGCCGAGACCATCCTGTTCGTGCATACCCTGGCCAAGACCGGCAACGGCTTCGACGCCTCGCTGCTCGGTGGCTTGACCGCCGCGGCCCTGGCGCTGGTGGCGACGTTCGTGGCGATGCAGTGGCTGGCGCTGCGCCTGCCGCTGCGCCCGATGTTCGTGGTGACGTCGGCCTTCCTGTTCTTCATGGGCGTGCGGATGGTCGGCGAGGCCGTTCAGGAGTTCCAGGAGCAGGCGCTGATCCCCTTCACCACCGACGGCGTGCCGGCCTTCGTCTCCGATTGGGGCCTGAGCAACGGCAGTTGGGAGGCGCTCGGCACGCAGCTCGTGATCCTGGCCGTGGCGGCGGCCTGCCTCGTCACCCTGCTGCGCAAGGGCGGCGCCAAGGAAACCCGCGAGGGGCGACCGGTCTCGGCGGCGTCCTGA
- a CDS encoding glycosyltransferase family 4 protein, whose translation MPASDLPDRSGADERHRILHVFRAPVGGLFRHVVDLTRLQAAAGHAVGLVCDASTGGERAERALAELAPHLALGVVRLPMRRNPHAGDLQALRAVRRRALAVGATVLHGHGAKGGVFARLAPLGGSGRGVIRAYTPHGGSYNYRPGTPLHRLYMAAERIMAHRTDLFLFESEYVAARHAAYAGGPPHLARIVHNGIAEAEFAPVGTAADSFDLVYVGELREAKGLPVLLRALARLRGQGRSLRLLMVGSGPDTESLAAMAENLGLRHAIAFEPPQAIRPILGRGRVMVVPSLAESLPYVVLEAAAAGQPLVATHVGGIPEIFGAFSGDLVPPGDCAALSGAIARILDETPERRQGRARALSDSLRTRFSMNRMAADVLCGYAAAFRARGIMTAPIHATA comes from the coding sequence CTGCCCGCCTCGGACCTGCCCGACCGCAGCGGCGCCGACGAGCGGCATCGCATCCTCCACGTGTTCCGGGCACCGGTCGGCGGCCTGTTCCGCCACGTGGTCGATCTCACCCGCCTCCAGGCCGCGGCCGGGCACGCGGTCGGCCTCGTCTGCGATGCGTCCACGGGGGGCGAGCGGGCCGAGCGGGCGCTGGCCGAACTCGCGCCGCATCTGGCGCTCGGCGTCGTGCGGCTCCCGATGCGCCGGAATCCGCATGCCGGCGACCTCCAGGCCCTGCGCGCCGTGCGGAGGCGTGCGCTGGCCGTCGGAGCCACGGTGCTGCACGGCCACGGCGCCAAGGGCGGCGTCTTCGCCCGCCTCGCGCCGCTGGGAGGAAGCGGCCGCGGCGTGATCCGCGCCTACACCCCCCATGGCGGCAGCTACAACTACCGGCCCGGCACGCCGCTGCACCGGCTCTACATGGCGGCCGAGCGGATCATGGCCCACCGGACCGACCTGTTCCTGTTCGAGAGCGAGTACGTCGCCGCCCGCCATGCGGCCTATGCCGGCGGTCCGCCGCACCTCGCGCGCATCGTCCATAACGGCATCGCCGAGGCCGAGTTCGCACCCGTCGGCACGGCGGCCGATTCGTTCGATCTCGTCTATGTCGGCGAGTTGCGCGAGGCCAAGGGCCTGCCGGTCCTGTTGCGGGCGCTCGCGCGCCTGCGCGGGCAGGGCCGCAGCCTGCGGCTGCTGATGGTCGGCTCCGGCCCCGATACCGAGAGCCTCGCGGCCATGGCGGAGAATCTGGGCCTGCGCCACGCCATCGCCTTCGAGCCGCCTCAGGCGATCCGCCCGATCCTGGGGCGGGGCCGCGTCATGGTCGTGCCCTCCCTCGCCGAGTCCCTTCCCTACGTCGTGCTGGAGGCGGCGGCCGCCGGCCAGCCCCTGGTGGCGACCCATGTCGGCGGCATTCCCGAGATCTTCGGCGCCTTCTCCGGCGACCTCGTTCCGCCCGGCGATTGCGCCGCGCTGAGCGGGGCCATCGCCCGCATTCTCGATGAGACGCCGGAGCGGCGCCAGGGTCGTGCCCGGGCTCTCAGCGACTCGCTGCGCACGCGCTTCTCCATGAACCGCATGGCGGCCGATGTTCTGTGCGGCTACGCCGCCGCCTTTCGCGCGCGCGGGATCATGACGGCGCCGATCCATGCCACGGCATGA
- a CDS encoding DUF447 family protein encodes MPLILETVVTTLSAAGAMHLVPFGLIREGEDFVLAPFRPSPTIDNLADRPCFAASAPSDVRVIAGVVTGRRDWPVEDCDKIPGKRLAACFGHAEFEVAAVEDDPQRPRYRGRMVHAVSHVPFIGYNRAQAAVIEAAILSTRLHMLSPEKVLAEMAYHSIAISKTAGPAEREAWDWIEDKVAGALGREGRVLDGTSRPL; translated from the coding sequence ATGCCGCTGATCCTGGAGACCGTCGTCACCACCCTCTCGGCGGCGGGCGCGATGCATCTCGTGCCCTTCGGCCTGATCCGCGAGGGCGAGGATTTCGTGCTCGCCCCCTTCCGGCCTTCGCCCACCATCGACAACCTCGCGGACCGGCCCTGTTTCGCGGCCTCCGCCCCGAGCGACGTGCGCGTGATCGCGGGCGTCGTCACCGGGCGGCGCGACTGGCCGGTGGAGGACTGCGACAAGATCCCCGGCAAGCGCCTCGCCGCGTGCTTCGGACACGCCGAGTTCGAGGTGGCGGCGGTCGAGGACGATCCGCAACGCCCGCGCTACCGCGGTCGGATGGTGCACGCGGTCAGCCACGTGCCGTTCATCGGCTACAACCGGGCGCAAGCCGCGGTGATCGAGGCGGCCATCCTGTCCACGCGGCTCCACATGCTGAGCCCGGAAAAAGTCCTGGCGGAAATGGCCTACCATTCTATAGCGATTTCCAAGACCGCCGGCCCCGCCGAGCGCGAGGCCTGGGACTGGATCGAGGACAAGGTCGCGGGCGCCCTCGGGCGCGAGGGGCGCGTCCTCGACGGGACGAGCCGCCCCCTGTGA
- a CDS encoding (5-formylfuran-3-yl)methyl phosphate synthase, whose product MSDPASTPPTRPRLLVSVRGPDEALVALRAGADLIDAKDPERGALGALPPETVRAIAERVAGAAVTSAVAGDGTGREIAAAVAALAATGVDFIKIAVRAADDAGLRRAAAQAPGRVVGVLFAEDGVGESVPRRLAAAGFAGAMIDTSGKSGTALPALTTPARLAAFVAACGAHGLMSGLAGSLGLADIPALAALGPGYLGFRGGLCRDGDRRQALDGARVAQAVAAMRAGLRADAA is encoded by the coding sequence GTGTCCGACCCTGCATCGACTCCCCCCACGCGGCCCCGCCTGCTCGTCAGCGTGCGCGGACCCGACGAGGCGCTGGTTGCCCTGCGGGCCGGCGCCGACCTGATCGATGCCAAGGATCCGGAGCGCGGCGCCCTCGGCGCCCTTCCTCCTGAAACCGTCCGGGCCATCGCCGAGCGGGTCGCCGGCGCGGCCGTCACGAGCGCGGTGGCCGGCGACGGCACGGGCCGGGAGATCGCGGCCGCGGTCGCGGCCCTCGCCGCGACGGGGGTCGATTTCATCAAGATCGCGGTTCGCGCCGCGGACGATGCCGGCCTGAGGCGGGCCGCGGCGCAGGCGCCCGGCCGGGTCGTCGGCGTGCTCTTCGCCGAGGACGGCGTGGGGGAGAGCGTTCCCCGGCGCCTCGCCGCGGCGGGCTTTGCCGGCGCGATGATCGACACGAGCGGCAAGAGCGGGACGGCGCTTCCCGCCCTCACGACGCCCGCACGGCTCGCCGCCTTCGTCGCCGCCTGCGGGGCGCACGGCCTGATGAGCGGGCTCGCCGGCTCCCTCGGCCTCGCCGACATCCCGGCGCTCGCGGCCCTCGGCCCCGGTTATCTCGGCTTCCGCGGCGGCCTCTGCCGAGACGGTGACCGGCGGCAGGCGCTGGACGGCGCGCGGGTGGCGCAGGCGGTCGCCGCGATGCGGGCCGGCCTGCGGGCCGACGCGGCGTGA
- a CDS encoding HisA/HisF-related TIM barrel protein: MSHASEGRPPFRLIPVIDLRRGRVVRARAGERDAYAPIDTPLARGSGPADIARGLRDATGADRLYVADLDAIVEGREPDRASLEAVAHACPGVALWVDAGFSDLFGVECFARLGLGRPVIGSESQRDTDLVRRLGNRAVLSLDSRGEERLGPDALHDDAGTWPDDVIVMTLARVGTGTGPDLFGISRAVAAGEGRRVYAAGGVRGPEDVARLAEAGAAGALVASAIHDGRLR; this comes from the coding sequence ATGTCTCATGCTTCCGAGGGGCGGCCGCCGTTCCGGCTGATCCCGGTGATCGACCTGCGCCGGGGGCGGGTGGTGCGCGCCCGCGCGGGCGAACGCGACGCCTATGCCCCGATCGACACCCCCTTGGCCAGAGGCTCGGGCCCCGCCGACATCGCCCGCGGCCTGCGCGACGCGACCGGGGCGGACCGGCTCTACGTCGCCGATCTCGACGCGATCGTGGAAGGCCGCGAGCCCGACCGCGCCAGCCTGGAGGCGGTGGCGCATGCCTGCCCCGGCGTGGCGCTGTGGGTCGATGCCGGCTTTTCGGATCTTTTCGGGGTCGAATGCTTCGCCCGACTCGGCCTCGGCCGTCCGGTCATCGGCAGCGAGAGTCAGCGGGACACGGATCTCGTGCGCAGGCTGGGCAACCGCGCCGTACTCTCCCTCGACAGCCGCGGCGAGGAGCGGCTCGGCCCGGACGCCCTGCACGACGATGCGGGGACATGGCCCGACGACGTGATCGTGATGACGCTGGCCCGCGTCGGCACCGGCACGGGTCCCGATTTGTTCGGGATTTCGCGGGCCGTCGCGGCGGGAGAGGGCCGGCGGGTCTACGCGGCCGGCGGGGTGCGGGGACCGGAGGATGTCGCGCGGCTCGCCGAGGCCGGCGCGGCGGGCGCGCTCGTCGCCTCGGCGATCCACGACGGGCGGCTGCGCTGA
- a CDS encoding uridylate kinase, with product MRRVVKIGGSLVSDRERLRALLADCAQCAPVAIVPGGGPFADAVRATQATLGFDDALAHRLALDAMGRMAEVFSALEPRLAVAASPEAVAAALDRGRAAIWDPVALKAGRPDIAESWEVTSDSLALWLAARLGAERCVIVKSADIPPGADPAALARAGLVDAAFPRFAAAYPGDILIRGPEPVSGRHAA from the coding sequence ATGCGTCGCGTCGTCAAAATCGGCGGCAGCCTCGTCTCGGATCGTGAGCGACTCCGCGCCCTCCTCGCCGACTGCGCGCAGTGCGCCCCCGTCGCGATCGTGCCCGGCGGCGGCCCCTTCGCCGACGCGGTGCGCGCGACGCAGGCCACGCTCGGATTCGACGACGCGCTGGCCCACCGTCTCGCCCTCGATGCCATGGGCCGCATGGCCGAGGTGTTTTCCGCGCTCGAACCGCGCCTCGCCGTCGCCGCGAGCCCGGAGGCCGTGGCCGCCGCCCTCGATCGGGGACGCGCGGCGATCTGGGATCCGGTCGCATTGAAAGCCGGCCGCCCCGACATCGCGGAGAGTTGGGAGGTCACCTCCGACAGCCTCGCCCTCTGGCTCGCGGCGCGGCTCGGCGCGGAACGCTGCGTCATCGTGAAGTCGGCCGACATTCCGCCCGGTGCCGACCCGGCGGCGCTCGCGCGGGCCGGCCTCGTCGATGCCGCCTTCCCGCGCTTCGCCGCCGCCTACCCCGGCGACATCCTGATCCGCGGCCCCGAACCCGTTTCCGGGAGGCACGCCGCATGA
- a CDS encoding polysaccharide export protein: MAMHRRAFLLTLPAVLALGGCLRPDFRTTDLDATGTGSIGARYSLAAGDRLRVIVFGQDNLSNIYAVDGGGRIAMPLIGVVQVGGQTTAQAARLIESKLAAGYVREPHVTVEVDAYRPFYILGEVTTSGQYPYVNGMTVETAVAIAAGFGPRAARDYAVLTRDAPGGLINGIVPMSYAVRPGDTIVIKERFF, from the coding sequence ATGGCGATGCATCGGCGCGCATTCCTCCTGACCCTTCCGGCGGTTCTCGCCCTCGGCGGCTGCCTGCGCCCGGATTTCCGGACGACGGACCTCGACGCCACCGGCACGGGCTCCATCGGCGCGCGCTACTCCCTGGCCGCCGGCGACAGGCTGCGGGTCATCGTGTTCGGGCAGGACAACCTGTCCAACATCTACGCGGTGGACGGCGGCGGGCGCATCGCCATGCCGCTGATCGGCGTGGTCCAGGTCGGCGGGCAGACGACGGCCCAGGCCGCCCGGCTGATCGAATCGAAGCTCGCGGCCGGCTATGTGCGCGAGCCGCACGTGACCGTCGAGGTCGATGCCTACCGGCCCTTCTACATCCTCGGCGAGGTGACGACCTCGGGCCAGTATCCTTACGTCAACGGCATGACGGTCGAGACCGCGGTGGCGATCGCCGCCGGGTTCGGGCCGCGGGCGGCACGCGATTACGCCGTGCTGACCCGTGACGCGCCGGGCGGCCTGATCAACGGCATCGTGCCGATGTCCTACGCCGTGCGGCCGGGCGACACGATCGTCATCAAGGAACGGTTCTTTTGA